From one Caldithrix abyssi DSM 13497 genomic stretch:
- a CDS encoding molybdopterin oxidoreductase family protein encodes MGVTRREFIKTSAAAAAAASIGTALLPGGIKPLFADSGMQWHKSVCRFCGVGCGVMVGVKNGKVVAVRGDKFNTINKGHLCIKGFYLHKVIYSKTRLTHPMIKKNGKFEKVSWDEALDYVAKKFNEIRKQHGPDALAFYGSGQAETEETYMANKLFKGCIGTNNMEGNPRLCMASAVGGYLTSLGLDEPSGTYDDIEKAELFLLIGSNTAEAHPILFERIVRHKAKNPNVKIVIIDPRTTPTDQVADLHLFPKPGWDLAILHAMARIIIKEGYADEQFIKDNVVIKGNDKKNMTFEQYKQFLEKYTPEYASKISGVPAEDIVKAARLFGQAKTAMSMWTMGINQRTRGVWANNLITNLHLLTGKIGKPGSDTFSLTGQPNACGGVREGGGLCHLLPGHRKVANAKHREEVAKVWGVPVKNIQPKPGKHTIAMFTALNEGKIKGIYIMCTNPAQSLPNASKYWKGLKEQFVVVAESFFPTATTQYADVVLPAAFWAEKEGVYGCTERRSQYMPKVIEPMGEARWDAFILRDLGIRMGFKKEFEKYQTAEDIWNEYLTLTKGRDMDLSGATYRRLKEVRGLRWPVPSEDHPGTYKRYVKGDPIFDELPAEKKKGRWIYFYGKPEGKAVIWARPDKGPEEPTDDQYPFALTTGRVLEHWHTNTMTGTVPELNRAVPKAYVEINPEDAKALGIANKDQVIVETRRGKLKIEARVINRPEKGTLFIPWHWEEWMANVLTIDAFDPGSKEPEYKVCAARIKKA; translated from the coding sequence ATGGGCGTAACCCGAAGAGAATTTATAAAAACCAGCGCTGCGGCAGCTGCTGCCGCCAGTATTGGTACAGCCCTTTTACCCGGCGGTATTAAACCGCTATTTGCGGATAGCGGCATGCAATGGCATAAATCGGTGTGTCGTTTTTGTGGCGTTGGATGCGGCGTTATGGTGGGCGTAAAAAATGGTAAAGTGGTGGCCGTTAGAGGCGACAAATTCAACACCATTAACAAAGGGCACCTTTGCATAAAAGGGTTTTATCTGCATAAAGTTATTTACTCCAAAACCCGTCTTACCCATCCCATGATCAAAAAGAACGGCAAATTCGAAAAAGTTAGCTGGGACGAAGCGCTGGATTATGTGGCCAAAAAATTCAATGAAATACGCAAGCAACACGGCCCGGATGCCCTGGCCTTTTACGGTTCCGGTCAGGCAGAAACCGAAGAGACCTACATGGCCAATAAGCTATTTAAAGGCTGCATAGGAACCAATAATATGGAAGGTAACCCGCGCCTGTGTATGGCCAGCGCCGTCGGAGGATATTTAACATCGTTGGGCCTGGATGAACCTTCCGGCACCTATGATGATATTGAGAAAGCAGAGTTGTTTTTGCTGATCGGCTCCAATACGGCAGAGGCCCATCCCATACTTTTTGAGCGGATTGTGCGTCACAAAGCGAAAAATCCCAATGTAAAAATCGTGATTATCGATCCCAGAACAACGCCTACCGATCAGGTGGCAGACCTTCATCTTTTCCCCAAGCCGGGCTGGGATCTCGCCATTTTGCATGCCATGGCCAGAATTATCATCAAAGAAGGTTATGCAGACGAACAATTCATTAAAGATAATGTAGTCATTAAAGGTAATGACAAAAAGAACATGACCTTTGAGCAGTACAAACAATTCCTGGAAAAATATACGCCAGAATATGCCTCTAAAATAAGCGGTGTGCCAGCGGAAGACATTGTAAAAGCGGCTCGCCTGTTCGGGCAGGCTAAAACGGCCATGAGCATGTGGACCATGGGAATTAACCAGCGTACGCGCGGCGTATGGGCCAATAATTTGATTACTAACCTACATCTGCTCACCGGAAAGATTGGTAAGCCAGGTAGCGATACGTTTTCTTTAACCGGCCAGCCCAACGCCTGTGGCGGCGTGCGCGAAGGCGGCGGTTTGTGCCATTTGTTACCTGGCCATCGCAAAGTAGCCAATGCGAAACATCGCGAAGAAGTGGCCAAAGTGTGGGGCGTTCCGGTTAAGAATATTCAACCAAAACCGGGTAAGCACACCATTGCCATGTTCACCGCCTTGAACGAGGGCAAAATTAAAGGTATTTACATCATGTGTACCAATCCGGCCCAATCGCTGCCCAATGCCAGTAAATACTGGAAAGGGTTAAAAGAGCAGTTTGTGGTGGTGGCTGAGTCCTTCTTTCCCACGGCCACAACCCAATATGCCGATGTGGTGTTGCCGGCGGCTTTCTGGGCGGAAAAAGAAGGCGTTTACGGCTGTACCGAAAGAAGATCGCAGTACATGCCCAAAGTGATTGAACCCATGGGCGAGGCCAGATGGGACGCCTTTATTTTGCGTGATCTGGGCATACGCATGGGCTTTAAGAAAGAATTCGAAAAATACCAAACAGCCGAGGACATCTGGAACGAATATCTAACTCTGACCAAAGGACGTGATATGGATTTAAGCGGCGCTACCTATCGTCGCTTAAAAGAAGTGCGCGGTTTACGCTGGCCTGTTCCTTCGGAAGATCATCCGGGCACGTACAAACGTTACGTCAAAGGCGATCCCATTTTCGATGAATTGCCTGCAGAAAAGAAAAAAGGACGCTGGATCTACTTTTACGGCAAACCGGAAGGTAAGGCGGTTATCTGGGCGCGCCCTGACAAAGGCCCTGAAGAGCCGACCGATGACCAATATCCCTTTGCGCTAACTACCGGACGGGTTCTGGAACACTGGCACACAAACACCATGACCGGAACGGTTCCTGAACTGAATCGTGCGGTGCCAAAAGCATACGTGGAAATCAATCCGGAAGACGCAAAGGCGCTGGGCATTGCCAACAAGGATCAGGTAATCGTTGAAACACGCCGCGGAAAGTTGAAAATAGAAGCGCGCGTGATTAACCGCCCGGAAAAAGGCACGCTCTTTATCCCCTGGCACTGGGAAGAGTGGATGGCTAATGTGTTAACCATAGACGCCTTTGATCCAGGATCAAAAGAACCGGAATACAAAGTATGCGCTGCTCGGATTAAAAAAGCTTAA
- a CDS encoding alginate export family protein encodes MKRFTLLILTIFLMVGLLFSADFKVNGVYTAWGQSQHNFLLGKIKYNDNYVVQMLRFKVQAAVNDNLRLITRFDMAQGWWGVDNALRSVQRTGTAGGSALFDFKDTNFLFHVDQAYIEFDLPQKPLTFRVGRMWYGLGNKLMVDNNYDGVQLDVKNVVGKKLTLSWAKVSEGVDGISDKEVLAQDSRGFTDGRDAHLFTLNLNNEFKCINYNVYGLYYNDASVSDMNAYVPDHLQFFKTRFSPQITQLTAVGISGTIKKGKVTADFEADYLMGKDDIKNDIYGAKQMWDKNNGDLSGYNLYLKMTHATTDKLSLGGVVGMGSGDDDLSGGKGNVNKLRTSGFFYITEIWEDSIMPDEEGITPQGLGAPNVRAYRELENTTIVQVNATYKPVKKLTTFVSYSYIRSTQPVHAWRGDDNGDWIIDQNKSANDLGQEVDFRCSYKIYDELDFTIRGGYFIPGTAAGYLINGNDDFTDPVWELKSTITYKF; translated from the coding sequence ATGAAACGTTTTACACTTTTAATTCTAACAATCTTCTTAATGGTAGGATTGCTTTTTTCAGCGGATTTTAAAGTAAATGGCGTTTACACCGCCTGGGGACAGTCTCAGCATAATTTTTTGCTCGGTAAAATCAAGTACAATGATAACTATGTTGTACAAATGCTTCGGTTTAAAGTACAGGCTGCCGTAAACGATAATTTACGTCTTATTACGCGTTTTGATATGGCCCAGGGCTGGTGGGGCGTTGACAATGCTTTACGCAGTGTACAAAGAACAGGTACGGCCGGGGGAAGTGCCTTGTTCGATTTTAAAGATACCAATTTTCTCTTCCATGTTGATCAGGCTTACATTGAGTTCGATTTACCGCAAAAGCCACTAACTTTTCGTGTCGGGCGCATGTGGTATGGTTTGGGTAATAAGCTCATGGTTGACAATAACTACGACGGCGTTCAGCTGGATGTAAAAAATGTGGTAGGCAAAAAACTTACCTTAAGCTGGGCTAAAGTATCGGAAGGCGTTGACGGAATTAGCGATAAAGAGGTGTTGGCTCAGGATTCACGCGGTTTCACGGATGGCCGCGACGCTCATCTTTTTACATTAAACTTGAACAATGAGTTTAAATGTATTAATTATAATGTGTACGGTTTGTATTACAATGATGCCAGTGTTTCGGATATGAACGCCTACGTGCCCGATCATCTGCAATTTTTCAAAACACGTTTTTCACCGCAAATTACGCAATTGACCGCTGTTGGTATTTCCGGAACCATCAAAAAAGGTAAAGTTACCGCGGATTTTGAGGCGGATTATTTAATGGGTAAAGACGACATCAAAAACGACATTTACGGCGCCAAACAAATGTGGGATAAAAATAACGGCGATTTGAGCGGTTACAACCTTTATTTGAAGATGACCCACGCCACCACCGACAAATTATCTCTGGGCGGTGTTGTAGGAATGGGTTCTGGCGACGATGATTTAAGCGGCGGTAAGGGCAATGTTAACAAACTGCGCACGTCCGGTTTCTTCTACATTACCGAAATCTGGGAAGATTCCATTATGCCCGATGAAGAAGGCATTACGCCTCAGGGACTGGGCGCGCCCAATGTACGCGCCTATCGTGAGCTGGAGAATACCACTATTGTTCAGGTTAACGCCACTTATAAACCCGTGAAAAAACTGACCACCTTTGTTTCTTACAGCTATATCCGCTCCACCCAGCCGGTTCATGCATGGAGGGGCGACGACAATGGGGACTGGATTATCGATCAGAACAAATCGGCCAATGATCTTGGGCAGGAAGTAGATTTCCGCTGCAGTTACAAAATTTACGATGAACTGGATTTTACCATTCGCGGTGGTTATTTTATACCAGGAACGGCCGCCGGCTATTTGATCAACGGCAACGATGATTTTACGGATCCTGTTTGGGAACTCAAATCGACCATTACTTACAAATTTTAA